The following nucleotide sequence is from Thermomicrobium sp. 4228-Ro.
TCGAGTGGCTGAAGGTTTGTGGCTCGCGCGAGGGCCAGGACGCCTTCAACCCGAAGAAGGGATCGATCCCGGCGCGAACCGATCCCGACAAGAGCGTGTACGACGAGTACCTGCGCTACTCGATCGACCGGTTCGCTCAGGACGCACTGGCACCGAGTGTCGTGCACGGCGCAGCCGCGAACGAGGCCTACATGACCGAGTACGGGAACGCGCTCAACGTCTTCTCGGCCAGCCGTGACAAGAAGCAGGTCAAGTCCATGCTGATCGAGGCAGCGCGCGAACTCTCTCGCTAGACCCAGAGCGCTCGAACACGGACGTGGAGTCGAACGATGGCGGAAAAGGCGGCGGGGGCGGTCCGGCCGGCCATGGCCCGACGGGAGGCGGTTCTCGAGTCCCGCCTCCCGCGTGTCGGCCAGTGGCTTCCTCTCCTCGTGATCGCTCCGTCTGTGGTAGCGATTCTCGTGTTCGTGTACGGCTTCATCCTCTGGACGACACTGGTCTCGGTGAGTCGCTGGCAAGGAATCGTCCCTGATTTCACCTTCGTCGGGTTCCGTAACTATGCGACGATCTTTTTGTCCTACCGTTTCCAGAGCGACCTCCGGAATACGATCGTCTTCACGGTCTTTTTCTTGCTCGGTTCGCTGGCGATCGGCCTCCTCCTCGCGGTCCTCCTCGACTCGAAGGTGCGAGGAGAGTCGTTCTTCCGGACAGTGTATCTTTTCCCGATGGCGATCTCCTTCGTGGTGACCGGCACTGCCTGGCAATGGCTTTTCGTGCCCGGGACGCCCCAAGAGCCGACTGGCCTGAACTTGCTCTTTCGGAAGCTGGGACTGCCGATCTTCATCGACTGGAGCACCACGTCCGACGTCTGGCCCAACGGCGGCTTGCAGGTCGAGTGGCTCCGCGTACCGCTCGGAATCCCGCTCGCCATGCTCCCTGTCATCATCGCCGCTATCTGGCAGATGTCCGGCTTCACGATGGCGATGTATTTGGCCGCCTTGCGGGGAATCCCCGACGAACTCCGCGAAGCAGCTCGCGTGGACGGTGCCAGCGAGTGGCAGGTCTTCCGCTATATAACCTTTCCCCTCTTGCAGCCGATCACCCTCAGTGCCGTGATCGTCCTCGGCCACATTTCCCTCAAGATCTTCGACCTCATCATGACTCAGACCGGCGGCGGTCCCGGCTTCGCGACTGACGTACCGGGCATCTTCATGTACGAGACGACCTTCAAGAGCAACAAGTACGCCGAGGGCGCAAGCATCGCCATCGTCATGCTGGTGATGGTCTCGATACTCATCGTCCCCTACTTGATCTGGCGACTGCGATCGGAGACCGAGCGATGAGCGCGCCACGGATACCCGCTCCCACGATCCGACTGTCTCAGCTTGCGAAATACGCGATTTTGCTCGCCTTCGCAGTGTTCTATCTTCTGCCTGTCTACCTTATGTTCATTACGGGAATGAAAAGTTTCGCCGAAGTGAACATTAACCGCATGTGGGACCTTCCGTCCGGTCTGCGCTTCGACAGTTTCCAGGCAGCCTGGAACACGCTACGTCTCAGCTTCCTCAACAGCCTGCAGATGGTGATTCCCGCTACCGTCATCTCGAGCCTTCTCGGCTCGCTCAACGGTTACGTCCTGGCCAAGTGGCGATTCCGCGGCTCCGATGTCCTCTTCACCGCGATCCTGTTCGGAATGTTCATTCCCTACCAGAGTATCCTCATCCCGCTCGTCTTGACCCTGCAGCGCCTCGGTCTTTACGGATCTATCAGTGGACTCATCCTCACCCATGTGGTCTACGGCATTCCGATCACGACGCTCATCTTCCGCAACTACTATGCCTCCATTCCTACTGAACTTCTCGAAGCAGCGAAAGTGGATGGTGCCGGGTTTTTCAATATCTATTGGCGCATCATCCTTCCGCTCTCCGCAACCGGCTTCGTCGTCGTGGCGATCTGGCAATTCACCTCGATTTGGAACGAGTTCCTCTTCGGACTCGTCATCACGAACTCGCCAGAACAGAGACCGGTGACGGTTGCCCTGCAGAACATCGCCGGAAGTCAGTACACGATGTGGAACGTCCAGATGGCCGGGGCGCTTCTCGTCGCGCTGCCCACTCTACTGGTCTACATCCTTCTGGGTCGCTACTTCCTGCGTGGCTTGCTGGCGGGTTCGCTCAAGGGTTAGTCGCCTGGAGTCGACCGAGCCTCGTCGCTCCCGCGCCCGCGGTCCCCGCGAGCTGCTCAGCGTCGGCGATGGCAGGCTTCGTATTCCGGACACCGCTTCCCTTCGCCGACGAGCAGACTCCAGCGCTGCTGGAGCGCATCCGGCGCTGGCCAGGAGCTGCTTCCCCTCCCTTCACCCCCCAGCTCGCGCAGCGACCAGAACGGTCACCGGAACCCGCTTTCGCCAACGCAGTCCACCGTCATTGCACTCCCGCCATCACTGCATATCATTACTGCGGAGACGCTTCATCGATCGCTCACCGGTCGACCGACTCGGATCGAAGAGAGCGCGAAGGGAATTCGATGCGA
It contains:
- a CDS encoding carbohydrate ABC transporter permease; translated protein: MAEKAAGAVRPAMARREAVLESRLPRVGQWLPLLVIAPSVVAILVFVYGFILWTTLVSVSRWQGIVPDFTFVGFRNYATIFLSYRFQSDLRNTIVFTVFFLLGSLAIGLLLAVLLDSKVRGESFFRTVYLFPMAISFVVTGTAWQWLFVPGTPQEPTGLNLLFRKLGLPIFIDWSTTSDVWPNGGLQVEWLRVPLGIPLAMLPVIIAAIWQMSGFTMAMYLAALRGIPDELREAARVDGASEWQVFRYITFPLLQPITLSAVIVLGHISLKIFDLIMTQTGGGPGFATDVPGIFMYETTFKSNKYAEGASIAIVMLVMVSILIVPYLIWRLRSETER
- a CDS encoding carbohydrate ABC transporter permease: MSAPRIPAPTIRLSQLAKYAILLAFAVFYLLPVYLMFITGMKSFAEVNINRMWDLPSGLRFDSFQAAWNTLRLSFLNSLQMVIPATVISSLLGSLNGYVLAKWRFRGSDVLFTAILFGMFIPYQSILIPLVLTLQRLGLYGSISGLILTHVVYGIPITTLIFRNYYASIPTELLEAAKVDGAGFFNIYWRIILPLSATGFVVVAIWQFTSIWNEFLFGLVITNSPEQRPVTVALQNIAGSQYTMWNVQMAGALLVALPTLLVYILLGRYFLRGLLAGSLKG